GCGGAGGGGGTGGCGTTCCGGAAGGAGATGCGCTCTGCCGGCGGATCCGCGCAAAGGGGGGGCGGTTTGCGGATGGTCAGGTTCTTCGCCGGCCTGGTCCACCTCGTCACGGGGGTCCTGTGGTTCGGGACGATCCTTTATGTGCACTTACTCCTGAAGCCGGCGTACGCCGCGAAGGGACTCCCCCGGGGAGAGCTGCTGGTCGGCTGGATCTCGATCGTTCTCATGGCTGTCACGGGGGTCATCCTCACGGCCTTCCGGATTTCCTCCCTGGAGGCTCTCTTCCATACGAGGTTCGGAGTTCTCCTCACGGCCAAGATCGCCCTCTACCTTGTCATGGTGACAACGGCCGTCCTCGTGACCTTCGTCATCGGCCCCCGCCTGAAGAGGAGGCAGCAGACCGTCGACCAGCGGAAAAAGGACATGACCGCGGACGAGATCTCCCTGTTCGACGGGAGGGAAGGGAGGCCCGCCTATTTCGCCTTCCAGGGCAGGATCTACGACGCCACAGGCAGCGGGTTGTGGAAGAAGGGGAGTCACGTCGGCAAGCACCAGGCAGGGTTCGATCTGTCCGACGCACTGAAGCTGGCGCCCCACGGAGAAGACAAGATCGCATCGCTGCCTTTCGTCGGCCGTCTCCTGGAAACGGGGGAGGCAAGCAAGAAGCCCTTTCACGTGAGGGGTTTCTACTTCATGGCTTACCTAAACCTGGGCCTGGTTTTTTGCGTCCTGCTGATCATATCCCTGTGGCGCTGGTGGTGATCGCCGCGGGCGGGGAGGAGAGTCTATGAGTCCGACGACAATCCGCTTTCTCAAGGTCGGGATGGCCTATTTCATCCTGGGAACGCTGCTGGGAACCCTGCTGGTCGTGCCGGCCACCCGGGATCTCCTGTACAAGGCGTCCGGGGCGCAGTGGAGGCTGGCGCACACGCACCTCAACCTCGCCGGCTTCGTCATCATGATCATCTTCGGGATCGCGTATCACATCCTCCCGCGCTTCGCGGGAAAGCCGCTGCGCAGCGAGGCGTGGGCCTCGGCACACTTCTGGATCGCGGCGTCCGCCACGGCGGGGATGGCCATCGGCTTCATCGTGCCGGCTGCCGCGATCCTGCTTTGGGCTGGAAGCGTTGCACAGTTTTTCGGCATCGTTCTCGGAGTCGTCAACCTCTGGCTCACGATCCGGTGACGGCGCCCGGATAAGAAAGGAAGGGGGTATCCCATGTTTGACGCTCGGAAAGAGGCGGACTTTTCGCCCGACAGGCCCGTGTCCAAGCTTCTGTACGACTCCGACGCGATGCGCGTCGTCGTCTTCGGACTCCTGCCGGGGCAGGAGATCCCGCCCCACACGGCGCCTTCCCGCGTCGTGCTCCACATGGTGCAGGGGAAAGGCGCTTTTATCACCGGAAATGGCGAGCAGGCGGCCCAGGCCGGGGCTTTCGTCGTCACGGAACCGAACGAACCACACGGCCTCAAGGCGGTGGAAAAAACCGTCCTGCTGGCCGTCATCGCGCCCAGGCCGTAAAGCCGGGCGCTAACGCATCCAGGGAGGAATCGGTAATGGAAACCATCACCCGCAACATGGTCATCAACGACGTCATCAAGAAGCACCCGCAGACGATCAAGGTGTTCAACGATTACAAGGTGGACTCCTGCTGCGGCGGCGGGGCGCCGATCGAGACGACGGCGAAACGGGACGGCGTCGATATCGAGGGGCTGCTCAAGGCGCTGAACGAAGCCCTTGGGAAAATGGAATAAAGGGACACCCCCCGTGTGATAATTTTTCAACAGGTCTGCTGCGAGCATGCGGGAGGGCGAGGATGGGGAGATGAGAGAGAAAATCGCCTTCCTGGTCGTCTTCGCCGCCGCGATGGCTTTCGTCGAGGCGGCGGTCGTCATTTACCTCCGCGCGCTGATCGGCGGCGGCCCACT
This region of Deltaproteobacteria bacterium RBG_16_64_85 genomic DNA includes:
- a CDS encoding cytochrome B5, which encodes MRRGKALLAALAVLLPALLFPVRGSGTEEYAVRTGKPCIACHLNPAGGGDLTAEGVAFRKEMRSAGGSAQRGGGLRMVRFFAGLVHLVTGVLWFGTILYVHLLLKPAYAAKGLPRGELLVGWISIVLMAVTGVILTAFRISSLEALFHTRFGVLLTAKIALYLVMVTTAVLVTFVIGPRLKRRQQTVDQRKKDMTADEISLFDGREGRPAYFAFQGRIYDATGSGLWKKGSHVGKHQAGFDLSDALKLAPHGEDKIASLPFVGRLLETGEASKKPFHVRGFYFMAYLNLGLVFCVLLIISLWRWW